A portion of the Edaphobacter lichenicola genome contains these proteins:
- the mazG gene encoding nucleoside triphosphate pyrophosphohydrolase, whose product MAESTPEKFDSNVAHPGTDSLAESIAIMARLRAPNGCPWDREQTFDSIKRHTLEETYEVFDAIERRAWPDLKDELGDLLLQVLFYAQMASEAGYFSIEDVASNLNAKLIRRHPHIFAGAEATDSNAVLRNWEQIKQNEKKASAHSQSSMLDDIPRSMPAVMEAAKLGSRAAKVGFDWPDADGLFGKLQEEIGELKSELLPSSEHSSAAAIEGELGDILFTAVNLARHLKVDPESALRATNAKFRRRFAAMESAAGGADALAASTPSQLDLLWNQAKDTANEPTGA is encoded by the coding sequence ATGGCCGAGTCCACCCCTGAAAAATTCGATTCGAATGTCGCCCACCCGGGCACAGACTCACTCGCGGAGTCCATTGCGATCATGGCGCGCCTGCGCGCTCCGAACGGCTGCCCGTGGGACCGTGAGCAAACCTTCGACTCCATCAAGAGGCACACGCTCGAAGAGACCTATGAGGTCTTCGATGCGATCGAGCGTCGCGCGTGGCCGGATCTAAAGGACGAACTTGGCGATCTCCTCCTGCAAGTCCTCTTCTACGCTCAGATGGCCTCCGAAGCGGGATACTTTTCGATCGAAGACGTCGCTTCCAACCTGAACGCCAAACTCATTCGCCGCCATCCACATATCTTCGCCGGCGCTGAAGCGACGGATTCAAACGCGGTGTTACGCAACTGGGAGCAAATCAAGCAGAACGAGAAGAAAGCGTCTGCACATTCGCAAAGTTCGATGCTCGACGACATCCCACGCTCCATGCCTGCCGTGATGGAGGCCGCGAAACTCGGTTCACGCGCTGCAAAAGTAGGCTTTGACTGGCCAGATGCCGATGGTCTCTTCGGCAAACTTCAGGAGGAGATTGGCGAACTAAAGTCCGAACTGCTCCCCTCCTCGGAACACAGTTCTGCGGCTGCAATCGAAGGGGAGCTGGGAGATATTCTCTTCACCGCCGTCAATCTCGCCCGGCACCTCAAGGTCGATCCCGAGTCCGCCCTGCGTGCCACCAACGCAAAATTCCGCCGTCGCTTCGCTGCGATGGAGTCTGCCGCGGGCGGCGCGGACGCTCTGGCGGCCTCCACGCCATCGCAGCTGGACCTGCTATGGAATCAGGCCAAGGACACTGCCAACGAGCCGACAGGGGCATGA
- a CDS encoding DUF3311 domain-containing protein, giving the protein MASKPEANAKHGRRRSGWILLLILPYLGLCFPKVYARSLPVLWGFPFFYWYQFAWVIAASLLLAIVYKKLKT; this is encoded by the coding sequence ATGGCGTCAAAGCCCGAAGCAAATGCTAAGCATGGACGACGACGGAGCGGTTGGATTCTGCTCTTGATACTGCCGTATCTTGGACTTTGTTTCCCGAAGGTCTACGCCCGCTCGCTGCCGGTCCTGTGGGGCTTTCCTTTCTTCTATTGGTATCAATTTGCATGGGTCATTGCCGCTTCTCTGCTGCTCGCGATCGTATACAAAAAACTCAAAACTTAG
- a CDS encoding OmpA family protein, with product MSTTSSIHSNIKMKSACTAALASALALTFTVGCSTKNYVKSQTAPIIQQTNDLDTKTAADHRNIVDTDERAKTGIAGAQSAANTADQHALAAGQSADAANHSAQEAYNRVDSLSGVVANLDNYKQLSDVSVTFGFDKYVLTSSDKKELDDLAANLTNTRGYILEVTGGTDSVGDAAYNYQLSQRRADAVVNYLSSKYNIPPHKFYLIGIGKDQQVASDSTAAGRAKNRRVDIKLMTNMSTDKPTTASSSGPNGQM from the coding sequence ATGAGTACGACAAGTTCAATACATTCAAATATAAAAATGAAGTCTGCCTGTACGGCTGCCCTCGCCAGTGCTCTCGCGCTTACCTTCACGGTCGGATGCTCGACTAAGAATTACGTAAAATCGCAGACGGCTCCCATTATTCAACAGACGAACGACCTCGATACGAAGACCGCTGCAGATCACCGCAACATCGTCGACACCGACGAGCGAGCGAAGACCGGCATTGCCGGGGCACAGAGCGCCGCCAACACTGCGGACCAGCATGCGTTAGCTGCTGGTCAATCCGCCGATGCTGCCAATCACTCCGCGCAGGAAGCTTACAACCGCGTCGATAGCTTGAGCGGCGTAGTCGCCAACCTCGACAACTACAAGCAACTCTCCGACGTCAGCGTGACCTTTGGCTTCGACAAGTATGTTTTGACGTCTTCCGATAAAAAAGAGCTTGATGATCTGGCTGCAAATTTGACCAACACTCGCGGTTACATTCTTGAAGTGACCGGCGGCACCGACTCAGTCGGTGATGCAGCATACAACTACCAGCTGAGCCAGCGACGGGCCGATGCGGTTGTCAACTATCTTTCGTCGAAGTACAACATCCCACCCCACAAGTTCTATCTCATCGGCATAGGAAAAGATCAGCAGGTTGCAAGCGATAGCACCGCTGCCGGCCGAGCAAAAAATCGCCGTGTAGATATCAAGCTGATGACAAATATGAGTACCGACAAGCCGACCACGGCGTCATCCAGCGGGCCGAACGGCCAGATGTAG
- the uvrC gene encoding excinuclease ABC subunit UvrC, with the protein MDLHQKIRTLPTQPGCYLYKNAEGEVIYVGKAKNLRARVRSYFLEASQANAKTGSLMREAVDVEYITVANEHEALALENNLIKQKKPRFNILLRDDKTYPYIKLTMNDRYPKVFVTRRLRKDGGAYFGPYFPGNLAYRLVDLIHRSFLIPSCKVDLSRYHPRACLQYYIKRCLGPCLEGLTTPESYRETIRDVQLFLEGRPNELEQSLTKRMEAAAEAEQFEMAARLRDQIVTVHQMQDKQRMATTDNEDADVFGYHYENEMLAVNLFHMRSGKIVDRRDFFWEDLPESLLDAATDAVAEADELEAMPRIEPDPAAPAPEIGEGIPVVQHSAVSEPGGTFSPAVFFSALLKQLYLDQSYVPRSILVPVEFPDRALLAEILTERTSKRIEILAPQRGEKRSLVDLVCQNAKQSYDQRFRVLQPGMKAIQEALQDALTLEELPRRIECFDISHIQGAETVASMVVWEDGAMKKADYRKFQVKTVTGVDDFASMREVIQRRYKRLQEDKKPFPSLILIDGGLGQLHAAYSALEEIGVTLQPLASIAKREEIIYVYGQENEPVVLDRRSPVLHLMQKIRDESHRFAVTYHRKRRQMRDRDSELLSIPGVGPRTRQRLIEHFGSVRGIKQAGSDALTAVVNAATAERIRKYFEAEAAEKSVLPVLS; encoded by the coding sequence ATGGATCTTCATCAGAAAATTCGAACACTCCCTACTCAGCCGGGCTGTTATCTCTATAAAAATGCTGAAGGAGAGGTTATCTACGTCGGCAAGGCGAAGAACCTCCGAGCCCGCGTGCGCTCCTATTTTTTGGAGGCCTCTCAAGCAAACGCGAAGACCGGGTCGCTCATGCGCGAGGCCGTCGATGTGGAATACATCACGGTTGCGAACGAACATGAGGCGCTGGCATTGGAAAACAACCTCATCAAACAGAAGAAGCCGCGCTTCAACATCCTTCTTCGCGACGACAAGACCTATCCGTACATCAAGTTGACGATGAACGACCGTTATCCCAAGGTCTTTGTAACCCGAAGGCTGCGCAAAGACGGAGGCGCCTACTTCGGTCCGTATTTTCCGGGCAACCTTGCCTACCGGCTGGTCGACCTGATTCATCGTAGCTTTTTGATTCCAAGCTGCAAGGTCGATCTGTCCCGCTATCATCCGCGAGCTTGTCTGCAGTACTACATCAAGCGTTGCCTCGGCCCTTGCCTGGAAGGCTTGACTACGCCGGAGAGCTACCGAGAGACCATTCGCGATGTACAGCTCTTTTTGGAAGGGCGGCCGAATGAACTTGAACAATCGTTGACGAAGCGCATGGAGGCTGCCGCCGAAGCAGAGCAGTTCGAAATGGCAGCGCGTTTGCGAGACCAGATTGTTACCGTGCACCAGATGCAGGATAAGCAACGCATGGCGACGACCGACAACGAGGATGCGGACGTCTTTGGCTACCACTACGAGAACGAGATGCTGGCGGTGAACCTCTTTCATATGCGCAGCGGCAAGATCGTGGATCGTCGCGATTTTTTCTGGGAGGATCTGCCGGAGTCGTTACTGGATGCTGCGACCGACGCTGTTGCGGAAGCGGATGAGTTGGAGGCTATGCCTCGTATCGAGCCAGACCCTGCAGCTCCGGCTCCCGAGATTGGAGAAGGCATTCCAGTAGTGCAACACTCGGCGGTGTCTGAGCCTGGAGGGACATTTAGTCCGGCAGTATTTTTCTCAGCATTGTTGAAGCAGCTTTATCTGGATCAAAGCTATGTGCCGCGATCGATCCTTGTACCAGTTGAATTTCCCGATCGCGCGCTGCTGGCGGAGATTTTGACCGAGCGTACCAGTAAGCGCATCGAAATTCTTGCGCCGCAGCGAGGGGAAAAACGTTCGCTCGTTGATCTTGTTTGCCAGAACGCGAAGCAGTCCTACGATCAGCGCTTTCGCGTTCTGCAGCCGGGGATGAAGGCCATCCAGGAGGCTTTGCAGGACGCGCTTACGCTGGAAGAGTTGCCGCGGCGCATCGAGTGCTTTGATATTTCTCACATTCAGGGTGCCGAGACGGTCGCCTCCATGGTGGTGTGGGAGGATGGCGCAATGAAGAAGGCAGACTATCGCAAGTTTCAGGTAAAGACCGTCACGGGTGTCGATGACTTTGCCAGCATGCGCGAGGTGATTCAGCGCCGCTACAAGCGGCTCCAGGAAGACAAGAAGCCATTCCCTTCTCTCATCCTGATTGATGGTGGCCTGGGCCAGTTGCATGCGGCGTACTCTGCGCTGGAAGAGATTGGCGTTACGCTGCAGCCATTGGCGTCGATCGCGAAGCGGGAGGAGATCATCTACGTGTACGGACAGGAGAATGAGCCGGTTGTGCTGGACCGTCGCTCGCCTGTTCTTCACCTGATGCAGAAGATCCGAGATGAAAGCCATCGATTCGCTGTGACCTACCATCGCAAGCGACGTCAGATGCGCGACCGCGATAGCGAGCTGCTCTCCATCCCCGGAGTTGGGCCTAGAACGCGTCAGCGATTGATTGAACACTTCGGAAGCGTTCGCGGCATCAAACAGGCTGGATCGGATGCACTGACTGCAGTCGTGAATGCAGCCACCGCCGAGCGCATTCGCAAGTACTTCGAGGCTGAGGCTGCAGAGAAGTCTGTACTCCCGGTACTGAGTTAA
- the ypfJ gene encoding KPN_02809 family neutral zinc metallopeptidase, translating to MDWTPGGLSGDIEDRRGSSGGGGFSGGGLGIVGFLFLLIISLVTGRNYIGSYLSGHSAAPSQTSQSMAPSGPRAVSPQEDRAAQLVSWTLDDVQKTWATLLPEQTGKNYQRSKLVLFRDYTRSGCGVAQSQTGPFYCPADEKVYIDLSFWNELRRLGGSNADFAQAYVVAHELGHHVQDLLGIEAQVQNLSAQNPSQRNRLSVDLELQADCLAGVWAHSTAQRNIIHDADISAGMQAAASVGDDHIQRMQRGTVSPESFTHGTSAQRVGWFKRGLQEGTIAACNTFKTGGAVPVSDTSSQY from the coding sequence ATGGATTGGACGCCTGGTGGACTAAGTGGCGACATCGAGGACCGACGCGGCTCCTCAGGGGGCGGTGGCTTCAGCGGCGGAGGTCTCGGCATCGTCGGTTTTCTGTTCCTGCTGATCATCAGCCTGGTAACTGGAAGAAATTACATCGGCAGCTACCTCTCCGGGCACAGCGCAGCACCGTCCCAGACCTCACAGAGCATGGCACCCTCTGGGCCCAGAGCGGTCTCACCTCAGGAGGATCGCGCGGCGCAGCTTGTCTCGTGGACGCTCGACGATGTTCAGAAGACCTGGGCGACCCTTCTACCGGAGCAAACCGGAAAAAACTATCAACGCTCGAAGCTGGTTCTCTTTCGCGATTACACCCGATCAGGTTGCGGCGTTGCGCAGTCGCAGACAGGCCCTTTTTATTGTCCCGCAGATGAAAAGGTCTATATCGACCTGAGTTTCTGGAACGAACTTCGCCGTCTCGGGGGCTCCAATGCAGACTTTGCTCAAGCGTACGTCGTGGCTCATGAACTTGGCCACCATGTGCAGGATCTCTTAGGGATCGAAGCGCAGGTACAAAATCTGTCAGCGCAAAACCCTTCACAGCGTAATCGTCTCTCCGTCGATCTTGAACTTCAGGCAGACTGCCTCGCAGGCGTATGGGCGCATAGCACCGCGCAGCGCAACATCATTCACGATGCAGACATCTCTGCTGGCATGCAAGCTGCCGCTTCCGTTGGAGACGATCATATCCAGCGCATGCAGCGTGGAACGGTGAGCCCTGAGAGTTTTACCCATGGCACTTCGGCGCAACGTGTGGGTTGGTTCAAACGTGGATTGCAGGAGGGAACCATCGCCGCATGCAACACATTCAAAACTGGCGGTGCCGTCCCGGTGTCTGACACGAGTAGCCAATACTAA
- a CDS encoding APC family permease produces the protein MPESQTELPRVLNASHATSIVVGIIIGSGIFLVPREMMAAVGSSRTVYAVWIVGGLLSLFGAMTYAEIAAARPRYGGEYAFLREAYGDLAGFLYMWTQITVAKPASLATIAAGLARVLGTFAIFSSFARPAFFHLSWGQIFAIAMTWMIAGLNIVGTRRSANVQLLLTWLKGLLIVVIAGFCFGAAGSHGSWNNFATDFTGARGGFSGFMIALVAALWAYDGWSDVVTMAGEVQRPQRSMPLALVGGVAIVGALYMLTNAAIQYVLPAGVIATSERPAADAMRLVAGQWGATLVSIGMAVSIGATFVGSSLSGARVPFAAARDGLFFKQLAHVHPRFHTPSTALILQAVLSSLLLLAIGRFQALFSLAIFGEWLFYALTASTIFVFRRRDPDASRPYSIWGYPILPALFILAAAVLLVFSFADQPQNSLVGTAIILLGVPLHLLLRRRPTS, from the coding sequence ATGCCGGAATCACAGACCGAACTTCCACGCGTTCTGAACGCATCTCACGCAACGTCCATCGTTGTCGGCATCATTATTGGCAGCGGAATCTTTCTGGTGCCGCGCGAGATGATGGCAGCGGTCGGTTCTTCTCGGACCGTCTATGCGGTATGGATCGTCGGCGGTCTCCTTTCTCTATTTGGTGCGATGACCTATGCAGAGATAGCTGCTGCACGACCGCGATATGGCGGCGAGTACGCTTTTCTCCGCGAGGCATACGGCGATCTTGCTGGCTTCCTCTACATGTGGACTCAAATAACGGTTGCCAAACCTGCGTCGCTGGCGACCATCGCTGCCGGTCTGGCTCGCGTCCTTGGGACCTTCGCGATCTTCAGCTCCTTCGCACGACCGGCTTTTTTTCATCTGTCCTGGGGGCAGATCTTTGCCATTGCGATGACCTGGATGATTGCCGGTCTCAATATCGTCGGGACACGCAGGTCTGCCAATGTGCAGCTTCTGTTGACTTGGTTAAAGGGTCTTTTGATTGTTGTGATCGCCGGTTTCTGCTTTGGAGCTGCGGGGAGTCACGGGTCCTGGAATAACTTTGCGACTGACTTCACCGGCGCACGTGGCGGCTTCTCCGGATTCATGATCGCGCTGGTCGCAGCGTTATGGGCCTACGACGGATGGAGTGATGTTGTGACCATGGCTGGGGAGGTTCAGCGTCCACAACGCAGCATGCCGCTGGCACTCGTGGGCGGAGTCGCTATCGTCGGCGCGCTCTATATGCTAACCAATGCGGCCATTCAATACGTACTGCCTGCGGGAGTGATCGCCACTTCAGAACGTCCTGCTGCCGATGCAATGCGCCTGGTTGCAGGACAGTGGGGAGCTACGCTTGTCTCGATCGGCATGGCAGTTAGTATCGGCGCGACATTTGTCGGATCATCGCTGTCTGGAGCGCGAGTTCCATTCGCAGCCGCCCGCGATGGGCTATTTTTCAAGCAACTGGCGCATGTTCATCCGCGATTTCACACACCGTCCACGGCACTCATTCTCCAGGCGGTTCTGAGTTCCCTGTTGCTGCTTGCGATTGGCAGGTTCCAGGCACTTTTTTCGTTGGCAATCTTCGGCGAATGGCTTTTTTATGCCTTAACCGCCAGCACCATCTTCGTCTTCCGGCGCCGCGACCCCGATGCATCGCGACCGTACAGCATATGGGGTTACCCCATACTGCCTGCCCTATTCATTCTCGCAGCGGCGGTCTTGCTGGTCTTTTCCTTCGCAGACCAGCCGCAGAACTCCCTTGTCGGGACAGCCATCATTCTGCTCGGAGTTCCGCTGCATCTTTTGTTGCGGCGAAGACCGACGAGCTAA
- the glgA gene encoding glycogen synthase GlgA, with protein MHIVFAAAECAPWAKTGGMADVVSSLPKALAKLGHRTSVFVPYYRQVAKAVPNPTVVLSSVTIPFPSYNRFVRILDGGVAEGVQTYFVDCAELFDRENFYGTPSGGYPDNAERFGLFCRAVIEASKIIGVPDVFHVHDWQASMVPVMLRSVYYFDPMLRHVPAVLTIHNAGYQGWFPPETMEKLLLPWNMFTPDKLEHYNTVDFLKGGIVYSDAITTVSRKYVEEIQTAEFGNGLDSVLRQRSGDLFGILNGIDYEEWNPATDPHIAAHYSAENLAGKKECRRDLLHAYGLEGIGDETAIIGVVSRLATQKGFDFIVDIMDRLVNEDMVMVILGTGEEYYERVLVEIANRHPDKLRVQIKFDDVMAHKIEAGADIFLMPSRYEPGGLGQIHSLKYGTIPVVRATGGLDDTIDEQPSGGGNGFKFWGYDSSALLAALQRALGTFRNKAEWKTMMERGMAQDFSWDKPAGEYVRVYERVIENRN; from the coding sequence ATGCATATTGTTTTTGCAGCAGCGGAGTGTGCCCCCTGGGCCAAGACGGGTGGGATGGCCGATGTAGTGAGCTCTCTCCCGAAGGCATTGGCTAAACTCGGCCACCGCACCAGCGTCTTCGTTCCGTACTACCGCCAGGTTGCGAAGGCTGTTCCCAATCCAACCGTGGTGCTGTCCAGCGTGACCATCCCGTTTCCATCCTATAACCGGTTCGTCCGCATCTTGGATGGGGGAGTAGCGGAGGGAGTACAGACTTATTTCGTCGATTGCGCGGAGTTATTCGACCGTGAAAACTTCTATGGCACACCCTCCGGTGGTTATCCCGACAACGCGGAACGCTTTGGTTTGTTCTGTCGTGCGGTCATTGAGGCATCGAAGATTATTGGCGTCCCAGACGTATTTCATGTGCACGACTGGCAAGCATCGATGGTTCCGGTCATGCTTCGGTCCGTCTACTATTTCGATCCGATGCTTCGTCATGTGCCGGCTGTATTAACCATTCACAACGCCGGATACCAGGGTTGGTTTCCACCCGAGACGATGGAAAAGCTGCTACTACCATGGAACATGTTCACTCCCGACAAGCTCGAACACTACAACACGGTGGATTTCCTCAAAGGTGGCATCGTATACTCCGACGCCATTACGACCGTTAGCCGCAAATATGTCGAGGAGATTCAAACGGCAGAGTTCGGCAATGGGCTCGACAGCGTTTTGCGCCAACGTAGCGGCGATCTCTTCGGCATCCTCAACGGTATTGACTATGAGGAGTGGAATCCAGCCACTGACCCCCATATTGCAGCGCACTACTCAGCCGAAAACCTCGCAGGGAAGAAAGAGTGTCGGCGCGATCTACTCCACGCCTATGGCTTGGAAGGAATCGGTGACGAAACCGCCATCATTGGAGTCGTCTCCAGACTCGCAACCCAGAAGGGCTTCGACTTCATCGTCGACATCATGGATCGGTTGGTCAACGAAGACATGGTGATGGTGATACTCGGCACCGGAGAAGAGTACTACGAGCGCGTGCTCGTCGAGATTGCGAATCGCCATCCTGACAAGTTACGTGTCCAGATAAAATTCGACGATGTAATGGCTCACAAGATCGAAGCGGGTGCCGACATCTTCCTGATGCCATCGCGGTACGAACCGGGCGGTCTGGGGCAGATCCACAGTTTGAAGTATGGCACCATTCCTGTCGTGCGAGCGACTGGCGGCCTTGACGACACGATCGATGAGCAGCCCTCCGGCGGCGGCAATGGCTTCAAATTCTGGGGGTACGACTCGTCTGCCTTGCTTGCTGCCCTGCAACGAGCCCTTGGAACCTTCCGAAACAAGGCTGAGTGGAAGACGATGATGGAGCGTGGCATGGCGCAGGACTTTTCCTGGGACAAGCCAGCCGGCGAGTACGTTCGCGTCTATGAACGAGTCATCGAGAACCGTAATTAG
- the rsmA gene encoding 16S rRNA (adenine(1518)-N(6)/adenine(1519)-N(6))-dimethyltransferase RsmA, with translation MQMKHKPKLGQNFLVDDSARHAIVDALGDLSKRTVIEIGPGHGAITEILASRCRKLFALELDRGLAAELTFRFRDQAQVQIVEVDVLKADFRALIPAGESADVIGNLPYYITSDILLKLFAAGSAGLIDRAVLMMQREVADRVSAEPGVRDYGLLSATAQMNAQVDHLFTLPPSAFSPPPEVYSTVLRMHFAPRFTELGVDPNGFNNFLKRCFAQKRKTLQNNLRAAGYSAEQLIEAWPGTIPAQSRAESLALELMAELYRSLLDIDLPAENASK, from the coding sequence ATGCAGATGAAGCATAAGCCGAAGCTGGGGCAGAATTTTTTGGTCGATGACTCCGCCCGCCATGCCATCGTGGACGCTCTTGGTGATCTTAGCAAGCGCACCGTGATCGAGATCGGCCCGGGCCATGGAGCGATTACCGAAATCCTCGCATCACGCTGCCGCAAGTTGTTCGCGCTGGAACTCGACCGGGGGCTAGCGGCAGAGCTGACCTTTCGTTTTCGCGATCAGGCACAGGTACAAATCGTCGAAGTTGATGTTCTCAAAGCGGACTTTCGTGCGCTCATTCCTGCAGGGGAGTCGGCGGATGTTATTGGCAATCTGCCGTACTACATCACGTCGGACATTCTGCTGAAGCTGTTTGCTGCGGGCAGCGCTGGATTGATTGATAGAGCTGTACTCATGATGCAACGCGAGGTGGCGGACCGTGTCTCCGCGGAACCTGGAGTTCGTGATTATGGTTTGCTCTCCGCCACCGCACAGATGAATGCGCAGGTTGACCACCTCTTCACGTTGCCGCCGTCCGCGTTTTCGCCGCCGCCGGAGGTCTACTCCACCGTTTTGCGGATGCACTTCGCGCCGCGGTTTACAGAGTTGGGCGTCGATCCAAATGGGTTCAACAACTTCTTAAAGCGATGCTTCGCGCAAAAACGGAAGACCCTGCAAAACAACCTTCGCGCCGCAGGGTACTCTGCGGAACAGCTCATCGAGGCATGGCCTGGAACCATCCCTGCACAGTCCCGTGCTGAATCGTTAGCGTTAGAGCTGATGGCTGAACTCTATCGTTCCTTGTTGGACATTGATCTGCCAGCGGAGAACGCGTCAAAGTAG
- the ruvC gene encoding crossover junction endodeoxyribonuclease RuvC — protein MRVFGIDCGTEFTGYGVVEVDCDARMPRLVHLAAGTIRLSKKEKTPQRLAQVYEELIALIALHQPEIVAIEEVFFSANAKSALKLGQVRGVAMLAAATCGLPVAEYAPLSIKSSVVGYGLAGKEQVQFMVRRLLDNENAFDSPDAADALAIAICHIHTAQTLELQDARR, from the coding sequence ATGCGGGTCTTCGGTATCGATTGTGGGACAGAGTTCACCGGATACGGGGTGGTGGAAGTGGACTGCGATGCCCGGATGCCGCGTCTCGTCCATCTTGCCGCAGGAACGATCCGACTAAGCAAGAAAGAGAAGACGCCACAGCGCCTCGCTCAGGTATACGAGGAGCTGATTGCTCTTATCGCCCTGCACCAGCCGGAGATCGTCGCCATCGAGGAGGTCTTTTTCTCAGCGAATGCGAAGTCCGCGTTGAAGCTTGGACAAGTGCGTGGCGTAGCGATGCTGGCCGCTGCAACCTGCGGTCTGCCAGTAGCTGAGTATGCCCCGTTGTCCATCAAAAGCTCGGTCGTTGGTTACGGATTAGCGGGAAAGGAGCAAGTGCAGTTTATGGTCAGACGTCTACTCGACAACGAGAATGCCTTCGACTCGCCGGATGCTGCGGACGCGCTCGCGATTGCGATCTGTCATATCCACACCGCACAAACTCTCGAACTCCAGGACGCTCGTCGATGA
- a CDS encoding thiazole synthase: MKPLVIAGRAFQSRLIVGTGKYKDGAETQAAIEASGAEMVTVAVRRVNLDRSSESLLDFIDPRRYFLLPNTAGCYTADEAIRAARLGREVGLSDWVKIEVIGDQQTLYPDIQATLEATRVLVKEGFTVLPYTSDDIVFAKRLIDAGAAAVMPLGAPIGSGLGLQNTANLRILRELITEVPLIVDAGVGTASDAALAMELGFDAVLMNTAIAAAKDPLLMAEAMQHAVLAGRQAFLAGRMPRKLYATASSPLEGISR, from the coding sequence ATGAAACCTCTGGTCATTGCGGGACGAGCCTTCCAATCGCGGCTCATAGTGGGGACGGGAAAATATAAAGACGGCGCGGAGACCCAGGCCGCCATCGAAGCTTCCGGAGCGGAGATGGTGACCGTTGCCGTACGCCGCGTCAACCTGGACCGGTCGAGCGAGTCGCTTCTTGACTTCATCGATCCCAGGCGTTACTTCCTGCTTCCAAACACAGCGGGATGCTACACCGCCGATGAGGCGATTCGCGCGGCACGACTTGGGCGCGAGGTCGGACTCTCGGACTGGGTGAAGATCGAGGTCATCGGGGATCAGCAGACTCTCTATCCGGATATTCAAGCGACGCTCGAAGCGACCCGCGTGCTGGTCAAAGAAGGGTTCACGGTGCTGCCATATACGTCAGACGACATCGTCTTCGCCAAGCGGCTGATCGATGCGGGTGCTGCTGCGGTAATGCCACTTGGAGCGCCCATCGGGAGTGGTTTAGGCCTGCAGAACACGGCGAATCTTCGTATCTTGCGTGAGCTGATCACAGAGGTGCCGTTGATTGTGGATGCCGGCGTGGGAACGGCCTCGGACGCTGCGCTTGCCATGGAACTGGGCTTTGACGCCGTACTGATGAACACTGCGATTGCAGCCGCAAAAGATCCGCTGTTGATGGCGGAGGCGATGCAGCATGCTGTTTTGGCAGGGCGACAAGCGTTCCTGGCGGGACGGATGCCGCGCAAGCTCTACGCCACGGCGAGTTCGCCGCTGGAGGGGATCTCCCGCTAG
- a CDS encoding DUF3185 domain-containing protein, with protein sequence MKPATIIGILLIVLGIIGYATGGISFTHEKKVVDAGPVQISHKTQDTLPLSPILSTVSLIAGIGLVVVGARAK encoded by the coding sequence ATGAAGCCAGCAACCATTATCGGAATACTTCTCATCGTCCTTGGAATCATCGGGTACGCGACCGGCGGAATCTCTTTCACGCACGAAAAAAAGGTTGTCGATGCAGGTCCCGTGCAGATCTCGCATAAAACTCAGGACACACTTCCACTCTCACCGATTCTGAGCACGGTTTCACTCATCGCTGGTATTGGCCTGGTAGTAGTTGGGGCGAGGGCAAAGTAG
- a CDS encoding metal/formaldehyde-sensitive transcriptional repressor gives MSHTKTAQIKLLNRVKRIRGQIDSVERALAADDHDCADLLMLLAAARGGINGLMGEVLEDHIRLHLLKDGHAPLTPELGEDLIDLVRAYLK, from the coding sequence ATGTCACATACGAAAACAGCTCAGATCAAATTGCTCAATAGGGTCAAGAGAATCCGTGGGCAGATTGATAGCGTCGAACGAGCGCTTGCCGCCGACGACCACGATTGTGCCGACCTTCTCATGCTTCTGGCAGCCGCACGCGGCGGAATTAATGGCTTGATGGGTGAGGTGCTTGAAGACCATATCAGGCTGCACCTGCTGAAAGATGGGCACGCTCCTCTCACGCCAGAGCTGGGAGAAGATCTGATCGACCTCGTACGTGCCTACCTCAAATAG